A region of Haliotis asinina isolate JCU_RB_2024 chromosome 7, JCU_Hal_asi_v2, whole genome shotgun sequence DNA encodes the following proteins:
- the LOC137290615 gene encoding tetraspanin-8-like, with translation MAVSGCVRPCFIVFNFLFWLMGLFLVGFIAWTMATNPTLVSGFLSGSRYFTYSILGAGILIVLAGLFGCIGGLKEGTCLLKTFIAFTVIIFLIEIAGAVTAYMMREQLQVYRDSGWADFNTETKNFLQRELKCCGFNSATEYGSNVAQYPDSCFSDPSTKTGASQHNAACWAKINEWLDTNMPIWAGTLGAVALVQIISLILAIVIVSRVKNSRKVSTTPSYKGQAWDARHNGGRHAGHRGGSRRY, from the exons ATGGCGGTGTCCGGGTGTGTTCGGCCATGTTTCATCGTATTCAATTTCTTGTTTTGG CTGATGGGGTTGTTCCTCGTGGGTTTCATTGCCTGGACAATGGCCACCAACCCAACTCTGGTCAGCGGCTTCCTTTCCGGCTCTAGG TACTTTACCTACTCGATTTTGGGGGCAGGCATTCTCATCGTGTTGGCAG GTCTGTTTGGTTGCATCGGCGGACTGAAGGAAGGGACATGCCTCTTGAAGACG TTTATCGCCTTCACTGTCATCATATTCCTGATTGAGATAGCCGGAGCTGTGACGGCCTACATGATGAGGGAACAG TTACAAGTGTACAGGGATTCAGGATGGGCCGACTTCAACACAGAAACCAAGAACTTCCTGCAGAGGGAG CTGAAGTGCTGCGGCTTCAACAGTGCGACAGAGTACGGCTCCAACGTGGCCCAGTACCCGGACAGCTGCTTCTCAGACCCGTCCACCAAAACCGGTGCCAGTCAACACAAT GCTGCATGCTGGGCTAAGATCAACGAATGGCTGGACACCAATATGCCGATATGGGCGGGGACACTGGGCGCCGTGGCGCTGGTGCAG ATCATCAGCCTGATCCTGGCTATTGTGATTGTGTCGAGGGTCAAGAACTCCCGCAAGGTGTCGACCACACCTTCTTACAAAGGCCAAGCGTGGGACGCTCGCCACAACGGGGGTAGACATGCTGGTCACAGGGGTGGTAGTCGCCGGTACTAG